GGCggcggggtggggtggtggaaaggcatgagagctctgcccgggCTGCCCGCTCCCACAGCCCAGGCGGCTGCCCGCAAACCCGCGCGTGCGCAGTAGGCGGCCCACCTGCTGGTACCTGGGCCGGCTCTGGGATCCCCgggatgcccaggaaagaatggcaGTTCTCCGCTGTGTGGAGTCTCTCACCGGGCCTAGACCTAGAAGGCAGGAATCCCAGGCCGGTCAGCCCGGTGGAGGCGGCGGGGCGAAGACACGCCCCTCCGTAGCCAGCCAGGTGTTCCCCGCGAAAGAGAGAGAGGCCACCGCCCTCGCCCCGAACCACCCGACCCCGTCCCAACCCCGCGTCCTAAAGCTCCTCCAGCAGAAGCCGGTATTCTTCCTCGCTGAGGGGTGCTTCCAGCGAGGCGGCCTCTTCCGAGGCCTCCAGCTCCCCCGGGGCCTCCGTTTCTAGGAAAGGTTGCGCCTGCTGCAGAAACTCCGGGCTCGCCAGGAGCTCATCCAGCAGCAGGCCGCAGGGGAGTGCAGACGAGCGCCCCGGCTCCTGGAGCGCCTGGGAGGGCGCCGGGATGCCTTGCATCTGCCCCTGCCGCGCGGAGGCCTCCGGGGGCgcgggctggggaggtggagctgccccggcttggggttcccacgccgccccggcgacctggggaccccggccccagccccaccacggGCTCCCCTGGGACGTGGGTGGCGCAAGCACACCTTGGCCCTGCGGCCCCGCTTGAGCGGGCCCAGGCTGTCCCACCGCGCAAGGGCCCGGCAGGCCGTCGCGCTGCGGGTCCCGGTCCTCCCGGCTTTTGCCCGGGTGCGGAGGCCACCGAGGAGCCTGAGGGTGGGAGAGCGCCCCTTCCGGAGGAGCCGGGGCGGCGTAGGCAAAATCCCCGCGCGCCGGGGCAGGTTGGGAGATCCCCTCCGCCGGCGCGGCCCGGCTGGGCTGCAGCACGGGGGCGGCCCTCGCCGCCTGGCTCACGAAAGCCCCCTGTGGGAGAGCCCCAGGCGCGCAGGGCACGTGGGGTGCGGGAAGCCCCGTTCCCCACGCGCCGGTGTGGGCGAAGGCGACCCACGAGGGAGCAGGGTGACACCCGCCGGGGGCCGCGTTGCACAGGCCGCCTGCCTGCGCGGGcgccctgccaccctgtcccggGTGCCTGGCCCTTCGATTCTGAAACCAGATCTGAATCCTGGACTCCGGGAGGCCCGTCTCTCTGGCCAGCTCTTCCCGGGCGGCGATGCCTGGAAAGCGATCCTTCTCAAAGGCTCGGAGGAGCAGGGCGGTCTGGGATCCGGTGACGGCGGTCCGCTTTCGCCGGCCTTCTGGCGGGCCGCGTCTCCCGGGCCAGGGCCGAGATTCCCGCCGGTGCTGCCTCAGCTGGCGCGACCTCTcattctgaaaccaaatctgGACCCTGGGCTCCGGAATGCCGATGGCCTGGGCCAGCCGTTCTCTGGTGGCGATGCCCGGGTACGGGTTCCGCTCAAAGCAGGCTCGCAGGGCCTCGCTTTGGCTCGGGGTCCAAACGAGTCTCCGTCGCCGTCCTCGTCCCCGGGCTTCCGCGGGGAGGGTGCTGTCCGAAGGTGTCGGGAGGGCCATCGCGGTGAGCCCCGGCCGGAATGTCACGGACGGACGCgggcagagagaggccggcgGGCTCCCGTGCACCTCAGCCGGCCTGTGCACTGCGGCAGGTGCAGCCAGGAGGCCTGCccggacagccagccagccagccagccagccggccggCCAGCGGCCCTTATAAAggcccacaggcaggcaggctccaCCCCTTCATGAATGGCGGTGAGCCCCCCTGGGACAGCCCGCCCCACCCCGGAAGGGACCCAGGGCAAGTCGAGGCCTGCGGCCggcggggtggtggtgggggggggggggttggggggtggggcagggcgtggtggtggtggtggtggtggtggtggtggtgggggtggggccggAGAGACgaagaggaagggggagagggggaaggggtgaggggggcGCGTTTCGCGGGCTGGCTCTCCGGACCTCTCCAGGGATCCCGCGGGAACGGGAAGCCGCTCTCTGGGCTCCCACGCGTCTGCAGCAgggagaaaccagcctgggagggtggaggggagtgtGGAACTGAACCTCCGTGGGAGTCTTGAGTGTTCCAGGCCCTCTCTCCGTGAAGGAGGCAATGCCTGTGGGTGTCGCCGTTGCCGGGACAGTCTCACACACGCAGGCGTGTGGCTCTCGTTCATTTCCACGTAGAAGACCAGAGCGAGACCCCAGAGAGGAGATGCCTCCCCGGCGTGATGGCCTGACGATGGATTCCCGTGTGCGGCAACATGGGGAGTCTGCAGTGTGGTCGGTTTGGAAGCTGGCAAGGAGAGCGAAGGCACCATGCCGGGCTTCCACCCTTCCCTGCATGTTTccgggtgcccgcagagctccgGGAGCAAACAGTCAGCATGGCCAGCCTTTCGGGGGCCGGAGAGACGTGGGCAACAGGCCGCCTTGCAGAGGGCAAAGCCACGCGGAAACCAAAATCACGCCTCCGTCGTCCTGCGTGTGGCTCCTCCGTGGTCGGGGCTGTCGGCCTCGCGCTGCGTTGCAGGGCTCAGCCTGGGGATGTGCGGTCTGTGAACCGCGCGGGTGAAAACCCGACGGCAACCCGAGTCCCGGTCTTTTGTCCCTGAGGAAACCGCCCACTCCCTGGGCCACGGAACCGGGGCGAATGAGTGCCGCGCCGGACGCTGACCGTTTTCCCGGAGGGCGGGGGTCCCGCTACTCCCGGAGGCCGAAGACCGcttttcctccctgccttcctccctctgtccccgGCTCCCTCCCGCCCGCCCCCAGTCCCTGCGTCGCTCTGTCTTTCCCTCcgttcctccctgcctccctgcctccctgcctccctccctccctccctccctcctaacgTCCCTCCGCCCATCCTTCCGCCCCTCTAGGTCTCccgttcctctctccatctctgcccgCCTTCCCTCCCGCCTGGAACGCTCAGCGTCCCCGGTGTGCGCCGGGCCTGGGGTCTGCGTTCCGCCGCCAGGCGCTCCGTGCtggcagctgggaggctgcaggggccCGGGCGGGCGGGCGACGGTGGCGCGGAGGCGCAGAGGAGGCGAGCCGCCGGAGCGGTGTCAGGCCTGGACGCTGCGCGGGCCCGGTGTTTCGCGGGACGGGGgtctccacccagcccaggggaCGACGCATtttccgggggtggggggtgggggtggggagggggcggtcAGGCggcggggtggggtggtggaaaggcatgagagctctgcccgggCTGCCCGCTCCCACAGCCCAGGCGGCTGCCCGCAAACCCGCGCGTGCGCAGTAGGCGGCCCACCTGCTGGTACCTGGGCCGGCTCTGGGATCCCCgggatgcccaggaaagaatggcaGTTCTCCGCTGTGTGGAGTCTCTCACCGGGCCTAGACCTAGAAGGCAGGAATCCCAGGCCGGTCAGCCCGGTGGAGGCGGCGGGGCGAAGACACGCCCCTCCGTAGCCAGCCAGGTGTTCCCCGCGAAAGAGAGAGAGGCCACCGCCCTCGCCCCGAACCACCCGACCCCGTCCCAACCCCGCGTCCTAAAGCTCCTCCAGCAGAAGCCGGTATTCTTCCTCGCTGAGGGGTGCTTCCAGCGAGGCGGCCTCTTCCGAGGCCTCCAGCTCCCCCGGGGCCTCCGTTTCTAGGAAAGGTTGCGCCTGCTGCAGAAACTCCGGGCTCGCCAGGAGCTCATCCAGCAGCAGGCCGCAGGGGAGTGCAGACGAGCGCCCCGGCTCCTGGAGCGCCTGGGAGGGCGCCGGGATGCCTTGCATCTGCCCCTGCCGCGCGGAGGCCTCCGGGGGCgcgggctggggaggtggagctgccccggcttggggttcccacgccgccccggcgacctggggaccccggccccagccccaccacggGCTCCCCTGGGACGTGGGTGGCGCAAGCACACCTTGGCCCTGCGGCCCCGCTTGAGCGGGCCCAGGCTGTCCCACCGCGCAAGGGCCCGGCAGGCCGTCGCGCTGCGGGTCCCGGTCCTCCCGGCTTTTGCCCGGGTGCGGAGGCCACCGAGGAGCCTGAGGGTGGGAGAGCGCCCCTTCCGGAGGAGCCGGGGCGGCGTAGGCAAAATCCCCGCGCGCCGGGGCAGGTTGGGAGATCCCCTCCGCCGGCGCGGCCCGGCTGGGCTGCAGCACGGGGGCGGCCCTCGCCGCCTGGCTCACGAAAGCCCCCTGTGGGAGAGCCCCAGGCGCGCAGGGCACGTGGGGTGCGGGAAGCCCCGTTCCCCACGCGCCGGTGTGGGCGAAGGCGACCCACGAGGGAGCAGGGTGACACCCGCCGGGGGCCGCGTTGCACAGGCCGCCTGCCTGCGCGGGcgccctgccaccctgtcccggGTGCCTGGCCCTTCGATTCTGAAACCAGATCTGAATCCTGGACTCCGGGAGGCCCGTCTCTCTGGCCAGCTCTTCCCGGGCGGCGATGCCTGGAAAGCGATCCTTCTCAAAGGCTCGGAGGAGCAGGGCGGTCTGGGATCCGGTGACGGCGGTCCGCTTTCGCCGGCCTTCTGGCGGGCCGCGTCTCCCGGGCCAGGGCCGAGATTCCCGCCGGTGCTGCCTCAGCTGGCGCGACCTCTcattctgaaaccaaatctgGACCCTGGGCTCCGGAATGCCGATGGCCTGGGCCAGCCGTTCTCTGGTGGCGATGCCCGGGTACGGGTTCCGCTCAAAGCAGGCTCGCAGGGCCTCGCTTTGGCTCGGGGTCCAAACGAGTCTCCGTCGCCGTCCTCGTCCCCGGGCTTCCGCGGGGAGGGTGCTGTCCGAAGGTGTCGGGAGGGCCATCGCGGTGAGCCCCGGCCGGAATGTCACGGACGGACGCgggcagagagaggccggcgGGCTCCCGTGCACCTCAGCCGGCCTGTGCACTGCGGCAGGTGCAGCCAGGAGGCCTGCccggacagccagccagccagccagccagccggccggCCAGCGGCCCTTATAAAggcccacaggcaggcaggctccaCCCCTTCATGAATGGCGGTGAGCCCCCCTGGGACAGCCCGCCCCACCCCGGAAGGGACCCAGGGCAAGTCGAGGCCTGCGGCCggcggggtggtggtgggggggggggggttggggggtggggcagggcgtggtggtggtggtggtggtggtggtggtggtgggggtggggccggAGAGACgaagaggaagggggagagggggaaggggtgaggggggcGCGTTTCGGGGGCTGGCTCTCCGGACCTCTCCAGGGATCCCGCGGGAACGGGAAGCCGCTCTCTGGGCTCCCACGCGTCTGCAGCAgggagaaaccagcctgggagggtggaggggagtgtGGAACTGAACCTCCGTGGGAGTCTTGAGTGTTCCAGGCCCTCTCTCCGTGAAGGAGGCAATGCCTGTGGGTGTCGCCGTTGCCGGGACAGTCTCACACACGCAGGCGTGTGGCTCTCGTTCATTTCCACGTAGAAGACCAGAGCGAGACCCCAGAGAGGAGATGCCTCCCCGGCGTGATGGCCTGACGATGGATTCCCGTGTGCGGCAACATGGGGAGTCTGCAGTGTGGTCGGTTTGGAAGCTGGCAAGGAGAGCGAAGGCACCATGCCGGGCTTCCACCCTTCCCTGCATGTTTccgggtgcccgcagagctccgGGAGCAAACAGTCAGCATGGCCAGCCTTTCGGGGGCCGGAGAGACGTGGGCAACAGGCCGCCTTGCAGAGGGCAAAGCCACGCGGAAACCAAAATCACGCCTCCGTCGTCCTGCGTGTGGCTCCTCCGTGGTCGGGGCTGTCGGCCTCGCGCTGCGTTGCAGGGCTCAGCCTGGGGATGTGCGGTCTGTGAACCGCGCGGGTGAAAACCCGACGGCAACCCGAGTCCCGGTCTTTTGTCCCTGAGGAAACCGCCCACTCCCTGGGCCACGGAACCGGGGCGAATGAGTGCCGCGCCGGACGCTGACCGTTTTCCCGGAGGGCGGGGGTCCCGCTACTCCCGGAGGCCGAAGACCGcttttcctccctgccttcctccctctgtccccgGCTCCCTCCCGCCCGCCCCCAGTCCCTGCGTCGCTCTGTCTTTCCCTCcgttcctccctgcctccctgcctccctgcctccctccctccctccctccctcctaacgTCCCTCCGCCCATCCTTCCGCCCCTCTAGGTCTCccgttcctctctccatctctgcccgCCTTC
This genomic interval from Gorilla gorilla gorilla isolate KB3781 chromosome 3, NHGRI_mGorGor1-v2.1_pri, whole genome shotgun sequence contains the following:
- the LOC129532813 gene encoding double homeobox protein 4-like protein 4, with translation MALPTPSDSTLPAEARGRGRRRRLVWTPSQSEALRACFERNPYPGIATRERLAQAIGIPEPRVQIWFQNERSRQLRQHRRESRPWPGRRGPPEGRRKRTAVTGSQTALLLRAFEKDRFPGIAAREELARETGLPESRIQIWFQNRRARHPGQGGRAPAQAGGLCNAAPGGCHPAPSWVAFAHTGAWGTGLPAPHVPCAPGALPQGAFVSQAARAAPVLQPSRAAPAEGISQPAPARGDFAYAAPAPPEGALSHPQAPRWPPHPGKSREDRDPQRDGLPGPCAVGQPGPAQAGPQGQGVLAPPTSQGSPWWGWGRGPQVAGAAWEPQAGAAPPPQPAPPEASARQGQMQGIPAPSQALQEPGRSSALPCGLLLDELLASPEFLQQAQPFLETEAPGELEASEEAASLEAPLSEEEYRLLLEEL